In Rhizophagus irregularis chromosome 30, complete sequence, a genomic segment contains:
- a CDS encoding 60S ribosomal protein uL14, translated as MSKRGRGGASGNKFRMTLGLPVGAVMNCADNSGAKNLYVISVKGIHGRLNRLPAAGVGDMVMATVKKGKPDLRKKVMPAVVIRQRKPWRRKDGVFLYFEDNAGVIVNPKGEMKGSAITGPVGKECADLWPRIASSSGTVV; from the exons ATGTCTAAGAGAG gacGTGGTGGGG CTTCTGGTAATAAGTTTCGAATGACTTTGGGTCTTCCGGTTGGTGCAGTCATGAATTGTGCTGATAACTCCGGAGCCAAAAATCTGTACGTTATCTCAGTCAAGGGTATCCATGGTCGATTAAACAGATTACCTGCAGCTGGTGTTGGTGACATGGTTATGGCAACTGTTAAGAAAGGCAAACCAGATTTGAGGAAAAAag TTATGCCCGCTGTAGTGATTCGTCAAAGGAAACCTTGGCGTAGGAAAGACGGCGTCTTCCtttatttcgaag atAACGCTGGAGTCATTGTGAACCCCAAAGGAGAAATGAAAGGTTCTGCTATCACTGGACCGGTAGGAAAAGAATGTGCAGATCTTTGGCCACGTATTGCTTCTTCTTCGGGAACTGtg gtataa